A stretch of the Aspergillus puulaauensis MK2 DNA, chromosome 6, nearly complete sequence genome encodes the following:
- a CDS encoding F-box protein (COG:S;~EggNog:ENOG410PWV9;~InterPro:IPR001810,IPR036047,IPR032675;~go_function: GO:0005515 - protein binding [Evidence IEA]) — MLSDLPPELLLLIADHLASYKNTLRLASCCRQLHALLGPRAYTTLTFDNFIVGHLSCLVSTLARSPQYARAVRILQFKGLVRPDPYHKVRYDRDAIQPTVKKAALCQKEFTQWEHDLENGKDSDPWLTALLLLLPNLEQLEMTWEYPVNYMTNIIHRVTQDPHNTTLSRLKEVSFFSGDIGCVLPSYYVRRFLHLPSLRRFTVDQLWDGCSSDRDLDDRDLHNKGPNPGGFSNVTHLHLHRSYSRTGLLALTRAPKRLESFLYDNSAENNSLEPLNSATLYSALRKYRDSLQHITVSADPWTPSSDTGFGGSFIDFTTLKKLRLRALVILDWRGFKGAGARNKLPDVLPASLESLAIDAFHECDCAYLATSLEAFIRDVKSHAPNLATLEIEGQIHEKFWLRNGWRNAQPRPVPRIETKYLEMTRCLAVLCREASIQFRLRDRLAEEIIKRRFGV; from the coding sequence ATGCTGTCTGATCTCCCCCCTGAGCTGTTACTGCTCATCGCGGACCACCTAGCCAGCTATAAAAATACCCTCCGCCTTGCCTCTTGCTGTCGCCAACTCCACGCTCTACTAGGCCCACGCGCTTATACAACACTCACCTTCGATAACTTTATTGTTGGGCACTTGAGCTGTCTAGTATCCACACTAGCACGGAGCCCCCAGTATGCCAGGGCAGTCCGTATTCTACAATTCAAAGGCCTTGTTCGACCTGACCCATACCACAAAGTCCGCTACGACCGCGACGCCATCCAACCAACCGTGAAGAAAGCCGCATTGTGTCAAAAAGAGTTCACACAGTGGGAGCACGATCTTGAGAATGGAAAAGACAGCGACCCATGGCTCACAGCTCTcttgctcctcctcccgaaCCTGGAGCAGCTAGAAATGACCTGGGAATACCCGGTCAACTACATGACCAACATTATACACAGAGTCACACAAGATCCGCATAACACTACACTTTCCCGGTTGAAAGAGGTTTCATTCTTTTCCGGCGATATAGGATGTGTGCTTCCATCTTACTACGTACGCCGGTTCCTCCACCTGCCCTCCCTGCGCAGGTTTACAGTTGATCAGCTTTGGGACGGGTGTAGCTCCGACAGAGACCTCGATGATAGAGATCTACATAATAAAGGGCCAAATCCCGGGGGTTTCTCAAACGTAACACACCTACACCTCCACCGCAGCTACAGCAGAACGGGCCTCCTAGCTCTCACTAGGGCACCGAAACGCCTGGAATCATTTTTGTACGACAATTCTGCGGAGAATAACTCCTTGGAACCACTAAACTCCGCAACGCTCTATAGTGCCTTGCGAAAGTACAGGGATAGTCTACAGCATATAACGGTCTCTGCAGACCCCTGGACCCCCAGCTCTGACACTGGGTTCGGTGGGTCATTCATTGACTTCACTACATTGAAGAAGCTCCGTCTTCGCGCCCTGGTTATCCTAGATTGGAGGGGCTTCAAGGGAGCCGGCGCAAGGAATAAACTACCCGATGTTCTTCCCGCGTCGTTGGAGTCGTTGGCTATTGACGCGTTCCATGAGTGTGATTGCGCGTACTTGGCTACATCTCTAGAGGCATTCATCCGCGACGTCAAATCCCACGCCCCGAATCTGGCCACTCTGGAGATAGAGGGACAAATACACGAGAAGTTTTGGTTAAGAAACGGGTGGAGAAATGCTCAGCCCCGGCCTGTGCCGAGAATAGAGACCAAGTATCTGGAGATGACGCGGTGTTTGGCGGTCCTGTGTCGTGAGGCGAGCATCCAGTTTCGACTTCGGGATCGTCTGGCTGAGGAAATCATTAAGCGAAGGTTTGGCGTATga